Proteins from a single region of Sinorhizobium alkalisoli:
- the sctV gene encoding type III secretion system export apparatus subunit SctV, with protein sequence MSAIATVNQFARAAARRSDVVVAALVMLAITMMIIPLPTYLVDALIGFNFFYSLLILIGTFYVSRPVQFSSLPSIILLGTLFRLALSITTTRLILTQADAGQIVSAFGDFVVGGDVLVGLVVFLIITVAQFVVITKGAERVAEVGARFALDAMPGKQMSIDNEARSGEIGQQEARRKRDELERESQFYGAMDGAMKFVKGDAVAALIIIAINLIGGLTIGSFQRGLTIGEAAHTYSLLTVGDGLIAQMPALMMAVAAGAVVTRVPSGSRPQDLSSEILGQLGASDRALALAAAILFGFGLVPGFPLLVFWFLAAAAGLLAYAARRRGAEETAAGPASVLREAPSLVSSGGPVVDHIAGTLPANSGKLGGAAHRITVSLGEELAQALPPALFAERAEASAAAILDDLGIRVPAIGLHTDPRQERTGLRIAFEGVPVLETGLPLGHVMVWDETVDLDIMAVPYVTQPDLLGLRLVWVEKTRAAALDAAGVGYCEAADVIVTLVERVLRRYAPEFIDAQEVRAMLGRLEEAYGDLIREVLEAVSAQKLAEVLRRLVEEDVPITNMRIILQAIAERGAQIQGVQALTDSVRVSLARQICFRFADSNRIVSAYLLTRPLEDEVRTAVEKGTGPAGGVPEQWAAPILDEMKKRQELADTQLRTAILTSIDIRRHVRNLLARHDVNVAVLSYQEISSEFSVQCLGYIALPATGAAELGGVRA encoded by the coding sequence ATGAGCGCGATCGCCACCGTAAACCAATTCGCCAGAGCCGCCGCTCGACGGTCGGACGTCGTGGTTGCGGCATTGGTGATGCTCGCGATAACGATGATGATCATCCCGCTGCCGACCTATCTTGTAGACGCGCTGATCGGCTTCAACTTCTTCTACAGCCTGCTTATCCTCATCGGCACGTTCTATGTGTCGCGCCCGGTGCAGTTCTCGTCTCTGCCATCAATCATTCTGCTCGGCACGCTGTTTCGCCTTGCCCTTTCGATCACGACAACGCGTCTTATCCTGACTCAGGCCGACGCGGGCCAGATAGTCTCGGCCTTTGGAGATTTCGTAGTCGGGGGTGACGTGCTCGTAGGTCTCGTCGTCTTCCTGATTATCACGGTCGCGCAGTTCGTGGTGATCACCAAGGGCGCCGAGCGCGTGGCCGAGGTCGGAGCGCGCTTTGCCCTCGACGCTATGCCCGGCAAGCAGATGAGCATCGACAATGAAGCCCGTAGCGGCGAGATCGGTCAGCAGGAAGCCCGCCGGAAGCGCGATGAACTCGAGCGCGAGAGTCAATTCTACGGCGCCATGGACGGTGCCATGAAGTTCGTCAAAGGAGATGCGGTCGCAGCCCTGATCATCATCGCGATCAACCTCATCGGTGGCCTAACCATCGGATCTTTTCAACGGGGGCTGACCATCGGCGAAGCGGCACATACCTATTCACTGCTAACCGTTGGCGACGGCCTGATAGCACAGATGCCGGCGTTGATGATGGCGGTGGCCGCCGGTGCCGTGGTCACACGCGTCCCGTCCGGCAGCCGTCCGCAGGACTTGAGCTCGGAAATCCTCGGTCAACTCGGCGCGAGCGATCGCGCACTTGCACTTGCGGCGGCCATCCTCTTCGGATTTGGCCTGGTTCCGGGTTTTCCGTTGCTCGTCTTCTGGTTTCTCGCCGCCGCGGCCGGCCTCCTCGCCTACGCCGCACGCCGGCGAGGCGCTGAGGAGACTGCAGCAGGACCGGCATCGGTGCTGCGCGAGGCGCCGTCGCTGGTGTCCTCCGGCGGTCCCGTCGTCGACCATATCGCAGGCACCCTGCCCGCCAATTCCGGCAAGCTCGGCGGAGCGGCACACAGGATCACGGTGTCGCTTGGAGAGGAGCTTGCCCAGGCGCTTCCGCCCGCCTTGTTCGCCGAACGGGCCGAAGCATCCGCGGCAGCGATCCTTGACGACCTCGGCATTCGCGTTCCGGCGATCGGCCTCCACACGGATCCACGGCAGGAACGGACCGGGCTTCGCATAGCTTTCGAAGGGGTTCCGGTCCTCGAGACCGGGTTGCCGCTCGGCCATGTCATGGTTTGGGACGAAACGGTCGATCTCGACATCATGGCGGTCCCCTATGTTACGCAACCGGACCTCTTGGGACTGAGGCTCGTCTGGGTCGAGAAAACCCGTGCGGCGGCATTGGACGCGGCGGGCGTCGGATACTGCGAAGCGGCCGACGTCATCGTCACGCTCGTCGAACGCGTGTTGCGCCGCTATGCACCGGAGTTCATCGACGCACAGGAGGTGCGTGCCATGCTCGGCAGATTGGAAGAAGCCTATGGCGATCTAATCCGCGAAGTTCTCGAGGCGGTTTCAGCACAGAAGCTTGCCGAAGTGCTGCGAAGGCTGGTCGAGGAGGACGTACCGATCACCAACATGCGGATCATTCTCCAGGCTATTGCCGAGCGCGGTGCGCAAATACAGGGGGTCCAGGCCCTGACCGACAGCGTGCGAGTGAGCCTCGCCCGGCAAATCTGCTTCCGTTTCGCCGACAGCAACAGGATCGTTTCCGCCTATCTCTTGACGCGGCCTCTGGAGGACGAAGTGAGAACCGCGGTGGAGAAGGGTACCGGGCCGGCCGGTGGCGTTCCGGAGCAGTGGGCAGCGCCGATCCTGGACGAAATGAAAAAGCGGCAGGAATTGGCTGATACTCAGCTTCGCACCGCGATCCTGACATCGATCGACATCCGGCGGCACGTCCGAAACCTTCTGGCCCGCCACGATGTCAACGTGGCGGTTCTGTCCTACCAGGAAATCTCCTCGGAATTCAGCGTGCAGTGCCTTGGCTATATCGCGCTCCCGGCGACCGGAGCGGCGGAGCTCGGAGGCGTGCGCGCATGA
- a CDS encoding SctD/MshK family protein produces MKSNLVLRNAVTDLSLDVLKGVHSGVSLPLARGSYLVGSAADCDLMLSDRDVSEHHVRLQLAGSEVMIEAIGADVVVDDTAVPVGHGLQVKTPVTVSLGSARLSLSEPARASSGNKVHGSARTTWMLGGVVAFSLLTIAAVQAGVADAERPLSVASFNQESVTTGAVPPSPPSAEDVSLAVAAKLLESGLPDLRLQADGTRFSVSGAVDEEGRKSWNDVQTWFDRTYGTSYVLTSNVGEAVANTSPKFNLQAIWFGETPYAISADGTRLYKGAALEDGWYIKDIRDGGLTAARQGEEFTLRF; encoded by the coding sequence ATGAAATCCAATTTGGTCTTGAGGAATGCCGTAACGGATCTGTCGCTCGACGTTCTCAAGGGCGTTCACAGCGGCGTCTCTTTGCCCTTGGCCAGGGGATCCTATCTGGTCGGTTCCGCTGCGGACTGTGATCTCATGCTGAGCGACCGCGACGTCAGTGAGCACCATGTGCGTCTGCAGCTCGCCGGTTCCGAGGTGATGATCGAGGCAATCGGAGCCGATGTCGTCGTCGACGATACGGCGGTTCCCGTCGGCCATGGCCTCCAGGTCAAGACACCCGTGACGGTTTCGCTGGGGAGCGCGCGCCTTAGCCTTTCCGAACCGGCGCGGGCTTCGTCGGGCAACAAGGTCCACGGCTCCGCGCGCACGACCTGGATGCTGGGCGGCGTCGTGGCTTTCTCGCTTCTCACCATCGCGGCCGTCCAGGCCGGAGTGGCTGACGCCGAAAGACCGCTGTCTGTCGCGAGCTTCAATCAGGAAAGTGTAACGACCGGAGCCGTACCTCCCTCCCCGCCCTCGGCCGAGGATGTGTCCTTAGCCGTTGCGGCAAAGCTGTTGGAGTCAGGATTGCCGGACCTTCGACTGCAGGCGGACGGAACGCGGTTTTCCGTCTCCGGTGCGGTCGATGAAGAGGGCCGCAAGTCGTGGAACGATGTCCAGACCTGGTTCGATCGGACTTACGGCACCAGCTACGTTTTGACGAGCAACGTGGGCGAGGCCGTTGCGAATACCTCGCCGAAATTCAATCTGCAAGCCATTTGGTTCGGCGAAACGCCCTACGCGATCAGCGCCGACGGAACGCGTCTCTACAAGGGCGCCGCGCTCGAGGACGGCTGGTACATCAAGGATATTCGCGACGGCGGCCTGACAGCAGCGCGGCAGGGAGAAGAATTCACGCTTCGCTTCTGA
- a CDS encoding type III secretion protein — protein sequence MFAVAILAAPIPAIAGAPRWYDSSYNYVLINQDVRDALNEFGRNVSIPVVVSDRIRGQVRGDVRAETAKGFLDELTQANGLIWYFDGSILHINTSDEFSTQIINIGRADGRSVIDEIERLDLMDERFSIRTTDNAPALRVSGPPPFIAMVKQVVSSVQPPPRAQMDDPRVRIFRGGQHKEVADDLVEGERKGTNSETNDVQQEGNR from the coding sequence ATGTTTGCTGTTGCTATATTAGCGGCACCGATTCCGGCCATCGCCGGCGCGCCGCGCTGGTACGACAGCAGCTATAACTATGTCCTGATCAATCAGGATGTTCGGGACGCACTAAACGAGTTCGGTCGCAATGTCTCCATTCCGGTCGTTGTTTCTGACAGGATCCGGGGACAGGTCCGAGGTGACGTCCGCGCTGAGACCGCCAAGGGCTTCCTTGACGAGCTGACCCAGGCCAACGGGCTGATCTGGTACTTCGACGGCTCGATCCTGCACATCAATACCAGTGACGAGTTCTCGACGCAGATCATCAATATCGGCAGGGCAGACGGCCGGTCGGTCATAGACGAGATCGAGCGATTGGACCTTATGGACGAGCGCTTCTCGATTCGCACGACCGACAATGCTCCGGCACTTCGCGTTTCCGGACCGCCTCCATTCATTGCAATGGTCAAGCAGGTCGTCTCATCGGTACAGCCGCCTCCGAGAGCTCAGATGGACGATCCGCGCGTGCGGATCTTCCGCGGTGGCCAGCACAAGGAGGTGGCGGACGATCTGGTCGAGGGTGAGCGCAAGGGGACCAATTCCGAAACGAATGATGTTCAGCAGGAGGGCAACAGATGA
- the sctJ gene encoding type III secretion system inner membrane ring lipoprotein SctJ — MKISWRFSPIWRVLLLGLMVLMLEACSVDLYTNLEEREANEMVATLLSNGIAASRVVQKDGKLTVTVDEDQFSQAVAVLNTAGLPKEKFATLGTVFKQEGLVASPVQERAQMIYALSEELSRTVSEIDGVLSARVHVVLPDNDPLQRNAIPASASVFIRHEADLDVNPLIPRIKTLVANSISGLTYEKVSAVPVASQRTSEPAPGAELTSFLGIWMLPASVAKAKLIFGCLAGALLAAMVSLGYLAWRKQSKRRKIYPLQPYGPAK; from the coding sequence ATGAAGATCTCGTGGCGTTTCTCACCTATCTGGCGTGTACTGCTGCTCGGGCTCATGGTTCTGATGCTTGAGGCCTGCAGCGTCGATCTTTACACCAATCTTGAGGAGCGCGAGGCGAACGAGATGGTCGCGACGCTGCTGTCGAATGGCATAGCCGCAAGTCGCGTCGTGCAGAAGGACGGCAAGCTCACCGTAACGGTTGACGAGGATCAGTTCTCGCAGGCCGTCGCCGTGCTCAACACTGCCGGGTTGCCGAAAGAGAAATTCGCCACCCTCGGCACCGTGTTCAAGCAGGAAGGCCTCGTTGCCTCGCCGGTGCAGGAGCGCGCGCAGATGATCTACGCGCTGAGTGAGGAGCTCTCCCGGACGGTTTCCGAGATCGACGGCGTCCTCTCTGCGCGCGTCCACGTCGTCCTTCCGGACAATGACCCGCTGCAGCGTAATGCGATACCGGCTTCAGCCTCGGTTTTCATTCGCCATGAAGCTGATCTCGACGTCAACCCGCTGATTCCGCGGATAAAGACGCTGGTCGCCAACAGCATATCCGGCCTAACCTACGAAAAAGTCTCGGCGGTGCCGGTAGCGAGCCAGCGGACGAGCGAGCCGGCCCCAGGCGCAGAACTCACCTCCTTCCTTGGTATTTGGATGCTGCCAGCGAGCGTCGCCAAGGCCAAACTCATCTTTGGCTGTCTGGCAGGTGCTCTGCTGGCCGCGATGGTAAGCCTCGGCTATCTTGCGTGGCGCAAGCAGAGCAAGCGGCGAAAGATCTATCCTCTGCAGCCATATGGTCCGGCAAAGTGA
- a CDS encoding SctK family type III secretion system sorting platform protein, with amino-acid sequence MTERSAANGATGAEAESIWETFRSSPARLIHPRHIVIAYDEAITIEAAVRLQQSDRVQRPLLRLLMEKFELPDVGSCPSPEEDDLKLLALAPSAVVQHSYLAGAVFWGHVLAGEIRSREVAVMKERIGERAFRIAVENRDLAAGHEPPGDLDSLIKAIEDDGRKCWAGWQASLPGALAAWLRLMGEADEAEIRFSVAADIATGVAIVRRLLCDENTELSASRAGRADERTPH; translated from the coding sequence GTGACGGAGCGCTCAGCGGCAAACGGCGCGACGGGCGCCGAAGCGGAGAGCATCTGGGAAACCTTCCGCAGTTCCCCGGCTCGCCTCATCCACCCGCGCCATATTGTCATCGCCTATGATGAGGCGATCACAATCGAGGCAGCCGTCAGGCTGCAGCAGTCCGATCGGGTGCAAAGACCACTGTTGCGGCTGCTAATGGAGAAATTCGAGCTTCCGGATGTCGGCTCCTGTCCCTCCCCGGAAGAAGACGACCTCAAGCTCCTGGCACTGGCACCGTCGGCTGTAGTGCAGCACAGCTATCTGGCGGGGGCGGTATTTTGGGGTCATGTGCTTGCCGGCGAAATACGAAGTCGCGAAGTCGCCGTGATGAAAGAGCGCATCGGCGAGCGCGCTTTCCGGATCGCGGTCGAAAATCGCGATCTTGCCGCCGGGCATGAGCCTCCTGGCGACCTCGACTCCTTGATCAAGGCAATCGAGGACGACGGCCGCAAATGCTGGGCTGGGTGGCAGGCCTCACTACCGGGTGCCTTGGCGGCGTGGCTTCGTCTGATGGGCGAGGCGGACGAGGCCGAAATTCGTTTCTCGGTGGCAGCCGATATTGCAACGGGCGTGGCGATCGTTCGGCGCCTCTTGTGCGACGAAAACACCGAGTTGTCGGCATCACGGGCGGGGAGGGCTGATGAACGAACTCCCCACTAG
- the sctL gene encoding type III secretion system stator protein SctL translates to MNELPTRPTTKILRKTEGDHWLEGFAFLEAAKTEADKQLAQVRQVVEASRKQGYEAGRLEGERQAAALLMKTTADVNTYVAGLDRQIAELSLAIVEKLLGRFDQAELVAKLALQALQSFQHEREVTITVSPALLERVAELIERHNKDAALKISVLPDPRIDGSKCVLANAVAVVDAGLDTQLSVIRDALVGVQTDASGSAA, encoded by the coding sequence ATGAACGAACTCCCCACTAGGCCGACGACGAAGATTCTCCGAAAGACAGAAGGCGATCACTGGCTCGAAGGGTTCGCATTTCTCGAGGCGGCAAAAACTGAAGCGGATAAGCAGCTCGCGCAGGTGCGCCAGGTTGTCGAAGCGAGCAGGAAGCAGGGCTACGAGGCCGGCAGACTGGAAGGAGAGCGTCAGGCGGCCGCCCTACTCATGAAAACGACTGCCGATGTCAACACCTATGTCGCCGGGCTCGACCGGCAGATCGCCGAACTCAGCCTCGCGATCGTCGAGAAACTGCTTGGCCGTTTCGATCAGGCGGAGCTGGTCGCCAAGCTTGCGCTGCAGGCGCTGCAATCGTTCCAGCATGAGCGCGAGGTGACGATAACCGTATCCCCCGCCCTGCTTGAGCGCGTAGCTGAACTCATCGAGCGGCACAACAAGGATGCAGCGCTCAAGATCTCGGTTCTCCCTGACCCCCGCATCGACGGCAGCAAGTGCGTTCTCGCCAATGCCGTGGCTGTTGTCGATGCTGGACTCGACACGCAACTTTCCGTCATTCGCGACGCCTTGGTCGGTGTTCAGACTGATGCTTCGGGCTCTGCCGCATGA
- a CDS encoding FliI/YscN family ATPase, with product MIEQALSDPGELIQRLRRRALAPDTRPVHGRVRRITGIIVHATAPMVRIGELCHLRDPVSGATVPAEVVGFEGEEAVLTPIGELEGMSTRAEVIATGKTLQIPVGEGLLGRVLNPLGEVLDDVDDRTAPLVTGKYYPTHRPPPNALRRDLITEPLQLGVRAIDGLLTIARGQRVGIFGEPGVGKSSLLSTIVRGTKADVVVIGLVGERGREVREFIEGQLGEEGRKRSVVVVATSDRPAIERVKAAYGATAIAEYFRDQGQDVLLLMDSVTRFARAQREIGLAAGEPPTRRGYPPSLFAALPRLLERAGPGRGGTITALYTVLTEGDGTLDPVAEETKAILDGHIMLSSSLAERNFFPAIDVLKSRSRLMESVAGKAHRENASHIRALLARYEEIELLLRVGEYERGVDALSDEAIEKREAIEAFLRQDNNEFASLETTEEQLKRIAS from the coding sequence ATGATCGAGCAAGCGCTTTCGGATCCTGGCGAGCTCATTCAGCGCCTACGCAGGCGGGCGCTAGCGCCAGACACGCGACCGGTGCACGGACGCGTCCGCAGGATCACGGGAATCATCGTTCATGCGACCGCCCCGATGGTCCGCATCGGTGAGCTTTGCCATCTCCGGGATCCGGTCTCCGGCGCAACGGTCCCAGCGGAGGTCGTCGGTTTCGAAGGCGAGGAGGCGGTGCTGACGCCCATCGGTGAACTTGAAGGCATGTCCACGCGAGCAGAAGTCATCGCCACCGGCAAGACGTTGCAGATTCCTGTTGGCGAGGGCCTCCTTGGTCGAGTCCTCAATCCCTTGGGAGAAGTCCTCGACGACGTTGACGATCGTACCGCTCCGCTTGTTACGGGCAAGTATTACCCGACACATCGGCCGCCGCCCAATGCGCTGCGGCGCGATCTGATCACCGAGCCTCTGCAACTCGGTGTCCGTGCGATCGACGGATTGCTCACCATAGCTCGCGGCCAGCGCGTGGGCATTTTCGGAGAGCCTGGCGTCGGCAAGTCGTCGCTCTTGTCTACCATTGTTCGCGGCACGAAAGCGGATGTCGTCGTAATTGGACTTGTCGGCGAACGCGGCCGCGAGGTGCGGGAGTTCATCGAGGGGCAGCTCGGCGAAGAGGGTCGCAAGCGCTCGGTCGTGGTCGTTGCGACTTCCGATCGCCCGGCGATCGAGCGTGTGAAGGCAGCCTACGGCGCGACCGCCATAGCCGAATACTTTCGCGATCAAGGTCAAGACGTGCTGCTTCTGATGGACAGCGTAACCCGTTTTGCCCGGGCGCAACGCGAGATTGGACTTGCGGCGGGCGAGCCGCCAACCCGCCGCGGCTATCCGCCCTCTCTTTTTGCCGCGCTGCCCCGTTTGTTGGAAAGGGCAGGGCCTGGACGAGGTGGTACGATCACGGCGCTCTACACGGTGCTGACCGAGGGTGACGGGACGCTTGACCCTGTCGCCGAGGAAACCAAAGCCATTCTCGACGGCCATATCATGCTGAGTTCCAGTTTGGCCGAGCGCAACTTCTTTCCCGCGATCGACGTGCTGAAGAGCCGCAGCCGCCTGATGGAAAGCGTCGCAGGCAAGGCACATCGGGAGAACGCCTCTCACATTCGTGCACTGCTTGCACGATACGAGGAAATCGAACTGCTGCTGCGGGTAGGGGAGTACGAGCGCGGCGTTGATGCTTTGTCGGACGAAGCGATCGAAAAACGCGAGGCAATCGAAGCCTTCCTGAGGCAGGACAACAACGAGTTCGCGTCTTTGGAGACCACCGAGGAGCAGCTGAAGAGGATCGCATCGTGA
- a CDS encoding YscO family type III secretion system apparatus protein: protein MTGKFDLRRLVELRALRMRRAEVEAERQHSRHRQAARAVEAAKHESLAHEAGRRLQEEALYSQFVHGPLDQRDLESYRGALDALDHRARRLEEEIHAARQSELREARRKRELAAEYRVKQKLHERVSLLAEEKRRLDAKRANVLSEIDEEDAVRANNRKRSR from the coding sequence GTGACCGGGAAATTCGATTTGCGCCGACTCGTCGAATTGCGGGCATTGAGAATGCGGCGCGCGGAAGTTGAGGCAGAGCGCCAGCATAGCCGCCACCGACAGGCTGCCCGTGCCGTCGAGGCAGCGAAACACGAGAGCCTTGCGCATGAGGCGGGGCGCAGACTGCAGGAGGAGGCTCTCTATTCGCAGTTCGTGCACGGCCCGCTCGATCAGCGCGATCTCGAGAGTTACCGCGGTGCCCTGGACGCCTTGGATCACCGTGCCCGCCGGCTGGAGGAGGAAATTCACGCGGCTCGACAGAGTGAATTGCGGGAGGCAAGGCGGAAGCGAGAGCTTGCGGCCGAGTATCGGGTCAAACAGAAGCTGCATGAGCGCGTCTCGCTGTTAGCCGAGGAAAAGCGCCGCCTGGATGCCAAGCGAGCAAACGTCCTTAGCGAGATCGACGAGGAGGATGCCGTTCGCGCAAACAACCGAAAGCGCTCCAGGTGA
- the sctQ gene encoding type III secretion system cytoplasmic ring protein SctQ: protein MRMSAEDRARAADVRSVAEDSSWLPDIAAAHVDAFNALARIRIAFRLPLAAVNVSVQPTQDSRALTEPVELPFLIGASAGRLMIPSGALDELAPALGVRAKMATLTPLQRNILLEEALSFYLDALENLVGEPLRLGSHDRATGCPIELSWMIELGGLPHYAQLHLSTGAAFKIGRAFARPTSPLNRITAELVQPIRLCAGTQQLSAGELESLQVGDIVMCQQSQTNEPFALISNHMIASLRRSDAGYVLISGWRNLKTSWEHSFMAKQETSSDELGPLADLPVQLVFEIGRAEFPLKEVAKMGEGTVLHASPNLSSPVNIMANGRLVGKGELIRIGEGLGVRIVRLSTDG from the coding sequence ATGAGGATGTCTGCAGAGGACCGCGCCCGGGCCGCGGATGTTCGCTCTGTTGCGGAGGACTCTTCCTGGCTGCCGGACATTGCCGCCGCGCATGTCGACGCGTTCAACGCGCTGGCAAGGATCCGCATTGCTTTTCGACTCCCGCTGGCGGCCGTGAACGTTTCCGTCCAACCTACGCAGGACAGCCGAGCTCTAACGGAGCCGGTCGAGCTGCCCTTTCTCATCGGCGCGTCGGCCGGGCGCCTCATGATTCCCTCGGGTGCCCTCGACGAGCTCGCACCAGCGCTCGGGGTTCGTGCGAAAATGGCGACGTTGACGCCCCTGCAGCGCAATATCCTCTTGGAGGAAGCCCTCTCCTTTTATCTTGACGCGTTGGAGAATCTTGTCGGTGAACCGCTGCGCCTCGGTTCGCACGACAGGGCAACGGGCTGCCCGATCGAGCTTTCATGGATGATCGAGCTCGGCGGCTTGCCCCACTATGCCCAACTTCACCTGAGCACCGGCGCGGCGTTCAAGATCGGCAGGGCCTTTGCTCGCCCCACAAGCCCTCTGAACAGGATTACAGCGGAACTGGTTCAACCCATCCGGCTCTGCGCCGGAACACAGCAATTAAGCGCCGGCGAGTTGGAAAGTCTGCAGGTCGGCGACATCGTTATGTGTCAGCAGTCTCAAACGAACGAACCCTTTGCCCTTATCTCAAATCACATGATCGCCTCCCTGCGCCGGAGCGATGCAGGCTACGTGCTGATCTCCGGCTGGCGAAACCTGAAAACAAGTTGGGAACATTCCTTCATGGCAAAACAGGAAACGTCGTCCGACGAGCTCGGACCGCTCGCGGACCTGCCGGTACAACTCGTATTCGAGATCGGACGGGCGGAGTTTCCGCTCAAGGAAGTGGCCAAAATGGGGGAGGGAACGGTGCTTCATGCAAGCCCGAACCTTTCCAGCCCTGTCAACATCATGGCGAATGGTCGCCTGGTCGGGAAGGGCGAGCTGATCAGGATCGGCGAAGGTCTCGGCGTACGCATTGTACGGCTTTCGACCGATGGGTGA
- the sctR gene encoding type III secretion system export apparatus subunit SctR: MGETTNLIPIIIIVSTIGLIPLAVVTMTGFLKISIVLFLIRNALGIQQSPPNLVLYGVALILTVYVTTPLVGEMYRTLSSEQIDVQSMDSMMRAADSLRVPLQAHLTRYTDENERQFFMQATERIWSEKARAQVKTDSLLILVPAFVSSELTRAFEIGFLLYLPFLVIDLIVSTVLMAMGMMMVSPTLISIPLKIFLFVAVNGWSRLMHGLILSYG, from the coding sequence ATGGGTGAGACGACCAATCTCATACCGATCATCATCATTGTATCGACGATCGGCCTCATTCCGCTCGCCGTGGTGACGATGACAGGATTCTTGAAAATCTCCATCGTCCTGTTCCTGATCCGAAACGCGCTTGGCATCCAGCAATCGCCGCCAAATCTCGTGCTTTACGGCGTCGCGCTGATCCTCACAGTGTACGTGACGACGCCTCTGGTCGGCGAGATGTACCGCACGCTCTCCAGCGAGCAGATCGACGTCCAATCAATGGATAGCATGATGCGGGCAGCCGATTCGCTGCGCGTACCGCTGCAGGCGCACCTCACCCGCTACACGGACGAGAACGAGCGCCAGTTCTTCATGCAGGCAACCGAACGCATCTGGTCAGAAAAGGCCAGGGCGCAGGTGAAGACCGATAGCCTTCTCATCCTCGTGCCGGCCTTTGTCAGTTCGGAGCTGACCCGCGCCTTCGAGATCGGCTTCCTGCTCTATCTTCCGTTTCTGGTCATCGATCTCATCGTCTCGACCGTGCTGATGGCGATGGGCATGATGATGGTTTCTCCGACGCTGATCTCGATTCCGCTGAAGATCTTCCTCTTCGTCGCCGTCAACGGCTGGTCACGACTGATGCACGGTCTGATCCTGAGCTACGGATAA
- a CDS encoding EscS/YscS/HrcS family type III secretion system export apparatus protein, with protein MDQTAFLAQMQKALLTVLFASAPALAIAIVIGVSVGLIQALTQIQDQTLPQAVKLVAVMLALIVLGPVLAVQVANFASNTLDIFPALTR; from the coding sequence ATGGATCAAACTGCCTTCCTCGCTCAAATGCAGAAAGCGCTACTGACCGTCCTGTTCGCGTCGGCCCCGGCACTCGCGATCGCCATCGTCATCGGGGTCAGTGTCGGCCTGATACAGGCTTTGACGCAGATCCAGGACCAAACCCTCCCACAGGCCGTCAAGCTCGTCGCCGTCATGTTGGCCTTGATCGTTCTCGGGCCGGTGCTCGCGGTGCAGGTCGCCAATTTCGCCAGCAACACGCTCGATATCTTTCCGGCTTTGACGCGGTAG
- the sctT gene encoding type III secretion system export apparatus subunit SctT has protein sequence MLDAIYPVLAGAAIAMARALGMIVVTPAFVRLGLTGLIRSGVAIAIALPLIPSFTATLAEGQSLSTLTMTGLILKEIILGLIIGVVLGIPFWAAEVAGDLVDLQRGSTSAQLVDPLQVTETSIAGTFFVLTLVALFFQSGGFSLLADTYYRSYEIWPVTSFSPNLGSGAAEAVLAILDRVMQIGVLLIAPIVLALLIADLMLAYLSRMSPQLHVFDLSLAIKNLLFAILIVLYINYLMQYMVAEFAILKEAPAMLRGLAGTAPR, from the coding sequence ATGCTCGATGCCATCTATCCGGTGCTCGCGGGCGCAGCCATCGCCATGGCGCGGGCGCTGGGGATGATCGTCGTCACGCCGGCCTTCGTCCGGCTCGGGCTCACCGGACTAATCCGCTCGGGGGTGGCGATCGCCATCGCTCTGCCGCTGATACCGAGCTTCACGGCGACGCTCGCGGAGGGGCAAAGCCTCTCGACCCTGACGATGACCGGCCTGATCCTGAAGGAAATCATTCTCGGCCTCATCATCGGCGTGGTGCTCGGCATACCCTTCTGGGCGGCCGAAGTCGCCGGCGATCTCGTCGACCTGCAGCGAGGCTCGACGTCGGCGCAGCTCGTCGATCCGCTGCAGGTGACGGAAACCAGCATCGCTGGAACCTTCTTCGTCCTGACGCTGGTCGCCCTGTTCTTCCAGTCGGGCGGCTTTTCCCTGCTCGCCGATACCTATTACAGAAGCTATGAGATCTGGCCGGTCACCAGCTTCTCGCCGAACCTCGGTTCCGGCGCAGCCGAGGCCGTGCTCGCCATTCTGGACCGGGTCATGCAAATCGGCGTTCTGCTGATCGCGCCGATCGTGCTCGCTCTGCTCATTGCCGATCTGATGCTTGCCTACCTCTCACGCATGTCGCCGCAGCTTCACGTCTTCGATCTGTCGCTGGCGATCAAGAACCTGCTCTTTGCGATCCTGATCGTGCTCTACATTAACTATCTCATGCAATACATGGTTGCGGAGTTCGCCATCCTGAAGGAAGCGCCGGCGATGCTGCGCGGCCTCGCTGGCACTGCGCCTCGATAA